From the genome of Lasioglossum baleicum chromosome 13, iyLasBale1, whole genome shotgun sequence, one region includes:
- the LOC143215304 gene encoding putative 3-methyladenine DNA glycosylase isoform X1 encodes MKQYVMIFLENVIRQTLNNSIANRFVFCGSSMKRTRASSKAKIGTEEAKDDSNKNEIETKSEDKQHHLIVQAKNLKNQKLNNVSKSKTKSVDSIKDPIDLPLKAAMNPEPQQKSKLNLKRLKNRSKEKDEELKPNVPPPKNKPRAVVDLKMMTEELKQLQDPPSTEWEKQICFNRLPFSFYDSPCEELAQNLLGKVLVRCLENGTVLKGRIVETEGYLGVIDKASHTYQKKVTPRNMPMYMPPGTIYVYMTYGMYHCFNISSQGEGCAVLIRAVEPLEGIECMASQRTSKGTSGVPKKPLKDLKTHELCNGPSKLCMAFQLHKKHSKYSMCSWKGLWIEKDNVNMDINVVKCSRIGIENYGEEWSKKPLRYYVHGNKSVSKRNKEAELTLGLS; translated from the exons ATGAAGCAATATGTAATGATTTTTCTAGAGAACGTTATACGACAAACGTTAAACAATTCCATAGCGAATCGATTTGTGTTTTGTGGTTCATCAATGAAGAGAACGAGGGCTAGCTCGAAAGCAAAAATCGGGACAGAAGAAGCCAAAGATGATtccaataaaaatgaaatcgaaACGAAGTCAGAG GACAAGCAACATCACCTAATAGTACAAgctaagaatttaaaaaatcagaaattaaACAATGTATCAAAAAGCAAGACTAAGTCGGTTGATAGTATCAAGGATCCCATTGATCTTCCTTTAAAAGCTGCTATGAATCCTGAGCCCCAACAAAAAAGTAAACTTAATTTGAAAAGACTGAAAAATC GCAGTAAAGAAAAAGATGAAGAACTCAAACCAAATGTACCTCCTCCAAAGAATAAGCCTAGAGCTGTAGTAGATTTAAAAATGATGACTGAGGAATTAAAACAGTTACAAGATCCCCCCTCAACTGAATGGGAAAAACAAATATGTTTTAATAGGCTTCCATTCTCATTTTATGATTCTCCTTGTGAAGAATTAGCTCAAAATTTATTGG GGAAAGTACTGGTTCGTTGTTTAGAGAATGGGACTGTTCTGAAAGGTAGAATTGTTGAAACAGAGGGTTACTTAGGTGTGATAGACAAAGCTTCACACACGTATCAGAAAAAAGTTACTCCCCGTAATATGCCGATGTACATGCCACCAGGAACTATCTATGTGTACATGACTTACGGCATGTATCATTGCTTCAATATATCTAGTCAAG GTGAGGGATGTGCTGTTTTGATAAGGGCTGTTGAACCCTTAGAAGGTATTGAATGCATGGCTAGTCAACGTACATCAAAGGGAACATCGGGTGTGCCTAAAAAGCCTTTGAAAGATTTAAAAACACATGAATTATGCAATGGCCCATCAAAGCTCTGCATGGCCTTTCAACTACATAAAAAACATAGTAAATACTCGATGTGTTCTTGGAAAGGTTTGTGGATCGAGAAGGACAACGTGAATATGGATATCAATGTTGTAAAGTGCTCCCGGATAGGTATAGAGAACTATGGGGAAGAATGGTCAAAGAAACCATTGCGATATTACGTACACGGTAACAAATCCGTGAGCAAACGAAATAAGGAAGCTGAATTAACATTAGGACTAAGCTAA
- the Dor gene encoding vacuolar protein sorting-associated protein 18 dor isoform X1, which produces MTSMLDQYEQASQRSKQVHAPPIRPDISTAGFIQMKLQDDGPIFIKQKVNFQPSDRIIHLVVNNNITVIAMANNMLLRIDMRNSNIEEINIAKYAVNMKMSGMFFDPLGNHLLIALVPKNPSAKDSPPSELFYLHKKTTKLKQASKFKGHEITAVGWNFHNTSETTTGPILLGTSKGLIFETEIGLDGDKIFNTSLEQYWRQLPNYLPLYGAKEVEGLVFDIGESSKPPITGIEFHKVPNTDKYMIIVTTLMRIYQYIGEVQNPEEKPLLQQVFNKYLNVQESFNEVISSLNYSKMQFYYSSMDALPKSFGWLTETGILYAQIDPTIDPKDTLQNQQMIMCPETSLIGSNMSQVASPPLSFVLTEFHALLLYTDRVKGISLLNQELIFEDIYNDALGKLVNITKDHVTRSIWAYSEQAVFKYKVNKEDRNVWQIYIDKGEFELSKQYCKDNPAHIDQVLVKQAEMLFKNKEYEKSALISADTHSSFEVISLKFLQEWQIEALKTFLKKKLEKLKTQDKTQITMIVVWVIELFMNQMAVLRSSNSSYLNNSQYLELQKQFDSFLAIPKVEECVKRNRSTIYDLMASHGDKDNLIRLTIMHCNYEEVIRQHLYKNNYLEALEVLKSQNNKDLFYQFSGIFLQELPRPAVTALISQGFSLKPSKLLPALVSCNSDEKHAKEIIRYLEFCVYKLGCQEQAIHNFLLSLYARYKKDEVMRYISSQGQDINMVHYDVHYALRLCQEVGLTEACVQLSALLGLWTTAVDLALTISVDLAKQIAAMPTDHDDELIKKLWLKIAEHVVREKDDIQEAMIFLRNCDIVRIEDILPFFSDFVTIDHFKQAICNSLQEYNQHIQDLKEEMHEATKAAELIRKDIQEFRTRCTFVYVKDTCNTCDVQLLSRPFYVFPCGHRFHSDCLVAALTPMLSMDQRTKLADLQRQLLVAHSNRPEDTTSVGSVSLSRKDRIKADIDELVASECLYCGELMIESIDKPFIEEEDYERVMKEWA; this is translated from the exons atgACATCGATGCTTGATCAGTACGAACAAGCATCTCAGCGATCAAAACAAGTACATGCACCTCCAATTCGTCCTGACATC AGTACAGCAGGATTTATCCAAATGAAACTACAAGACGATGGACCGATTTTTATAAAGCAGAAAGTTAATTTTCAGCCATCGGATAGAATTATACACTTGgttgttaataataatataactgttATTGCTATGGCTAATAATATGCTCTTGCGTATCGATATGAGAAATTCTAATATAGAAG aaattaatatagCAAAATATGCAGTGAATATGAAAATGTCAGGGATGTTTTTTGATCCTTTGGGAAATCATTTGCTAATCGCTTTGGTTCCAAAGAATCCGAGTGCCAAAGATAGTCCACCATCTGAATTgttttatttacataaaaaaaCTACAAAATTAAAACAG GCAAGCAAGTTTAAAGGACACGAAATCACCGCTGTTGGATGGAATTTCCACAATACCTCTGAAACCACTACGGGTCCAATATTGTTAGGGACTTCTAAAGGTCTGATTTTTGAAACAGAAATTGGTTTAGATGGCgacaaaatatttaatacaaGTTTGGAGCAATACTGGCGCCAG CTTCCTAACTACTTACCTCTTTACGGTGCTAAAGAGGTAGAAGGATTG GTGTTTGATATAGGGGAGAGCAGTAAACCACCAATTACTGGCATAGAATTCCATAAAGTACCAAACACAGATAAATACATGATTATTGTCACCACTCTGATGCGCATTTATCAATATATTGGAGAAGTACAAAATCCAGAAGAAAAACCTTTGTTACAGcaagtttttaataaatatttaaatgtgcAAG AGAGCTTTAACGAAGTGATAAGTAGCTTGAATTATTCAAAAATGCAATTCTATTACTCTTCCATGGATGCTTTACCAAAGTCATTTGGTTGGTTAACTGAAACTGGTATATTGTATGCACAG ATCGATCCGACCATAGATCCAAAAGATACATTACAAAATCAACAAATGATAATGTGCCCCGAAACAAGTCTTATAGGAAGCAATATGTCGCAAGTTGCATCTCCACCGCTATCGTTTGTACTAACAGAATTTCATGCGCTGTTACTTTATACAGATCGCGTTAAAGGCATATCACTTTTGAATCAGGAATTAATATTCGAAGATATTTATAATGac GCTCTTGGCAAATTAGTTAATATCACTAAAGATCATGTAACTCGGTCTATATGGGCTTACAGTGAACAggcagtatttaaatacaaagtgAATAAAGAAGATAGAAATGTTTGGCAG ATATACATTGACAAAGGTGAATTTGAGCTTTCCAAACAATATTGTAAAGATAATCCAGCACACATAGATCAAGTATTGGTAAAACAAGCAGAAATGCTTTTTAAAAACAAAGA ATATGAAAAGAGTGCTCTCATCTCTGCGGATACTCATTCGTCGTTCGAAGTAATATCGTTGAAGTTTCTTCAAGAGTGGCAAATAGAGGCATTAAAAACGTTCCTCAAGAAG aaactagaaaaattgaaaacacaAGATAAAACACAAATAACTATGATTGTTGTATGGGTGATTGAATTGTTTATGAACCAAATGGCGGTATTACGAAGTAGCAATAGTTCATACTTAAACAATTCACAATACTTGGAACTTCAGAAGCAATTTGATAGCTTTCTTGCTATACCCAAAGTTGAG GAATGCGTAAAAAGAAATCGCAGTACGATATATGATTTAATGGCAAGCCACGGCGACAAAGACAATCTCATCCGTTTAACTATAATGCATTGTAATTATGAGGAAGTGATACGTCAGCACTTGtataaaaacaattatttagAAGCGCTTGAGGTTTTAAAGAGTCAAAATAACAAGGAtcttttttatcaattttctggCATTTTCCTACAAGAATTACCGCGTCCTGCGGTAACTGCTTTGATATCGCAAGGATTCTCGTTAAAGCCGTCTAAACTTCTGCCAGCTTTAGTCTCTTGTAATAGCGATGAGAAACAT GCGAAAGAAATAATTAGGTATTTGGAGTTTTGTGTATACAAATTAGGTTGCCAGGAACAGGCAATCCACAATTTCTTATTGTCGTTGTATGCTCGTTATAAAAAGGATGAAGTTATGCGATACATCAGTTCTCAAG GTCAAGATATCAACATGGTGCATTATGATGTTCACTATGCATTACGATTATGTCAAGAAGTTGGTTTAACCGAAGCTTGCGTACAATTGTCCGCGTTGCTCGGACTCTGGACAACAGCAGTAGATTTAGCTTTAACAATAAGCGTTGATCTTGCAAAACAAATAGCAGCCATGCCCACCGACCACGACGATGAAttgataaaaaagttatggttgaAGATAG CTGAACATGTGGTTCGAGAGAAAGACGATATACAAGAAGCAATGatatttttacgaaattgtGATATAGTCAGAATAGAAGATATACTACCATTCTTCTCGGACTTTGTTACCATAGATCATTTCAAACAAGCTATCTGTAATTCGCTACAG GAATATAATCAACATATCCAAGATTTGAAGGAAGAGATGCATGAAGCAACGAAAGCAGCCGAACTTATTAGGAAAGACATACAAGAGTTTAGAACAAG GTGTACATTTGTGTATGTGAAAGACACATGTAACACTTGCGATGTACAGTTACTATCGCGACCCTTTTATGTATTTCCATGTGGGCATAGATTTCATAGTGATTGTCTCGTAGCTGCACTGACACCTATGTTGTCGATGGATCAAAGAACAAAGTTAGCCGATCTTCAACGACAACTACTTGTTGCACATTCGAATAGACCAGAAGATACTACATCAGTTGGCTCAGTATCCTTATCGAGAAAAGATCGAATCAAGGCCGACATCGACGAATTAGTGGCGTCCGAGTGTTTATACTGTGGAGAACTTATGATAGA ATCTATAGACAAACCGTTCATCGAAGAAGAAGACTATGAAAGGGTAATGAAGGAATGGGCATAA
- the Polr3e gene encoding RNA polymerase III subunit E: MENENDPVVKEIPVFLSKTLADKLFIFQYPIRPAKDGYDNATVIKSSIKPQNQEVLLEVAIDTHSVNYDQSKGEQIAVNADGDAKSDQDEDEKAFDSNLMDKTVLQSSRALPNCSNYAVGVFQEGELHLTPLRGVVQMRPQFNYLDKSDKRVRDEAKNMGEEIEEEEEGPKQVNVTFARQKTEFIKKMQEQSFQHHTQKSLEERWIHTKYIPANSNQAELARLEMFCSATDETVNTLNLTNQQYLELLAPRVKEELYSRTDVSNGTTSLNYIRTLPLLDQIRTLLKDAKVISFVQLRSILSPDQETAAVLKYLQQVAVLVQGNWVVNSELIYPKESISSHNGIPADLMCRARDYILLSFTEHEYLDRKTISSVVKLPPDEINEIFTNLASHEPKTGWRLAIPPTKDFIDRYPEIAQRQEMFWEAKRKHLREAMEVQNQIPQRQRRKSNRESVGSENEEKNVGRGRKTLRDSSMSDNDSTVEPVKHKKVIRSRKVSETT, translated from the exons atggaaaatgaaaatgatcCGGTGGTTAAAGAG ATTCCAGTGTTTCTCTCGAAAACACTTGCAGATAAGCTCTTTATTTTCCAATATCCTATCCGACCTGCTAAAGATGGCTATGACAATGCAACTGTCATAAAATCCTCGATAAAACCACAGAACCAGGAGGTGCTGTTAGAAGTAGCAATAGATACGCATAGCGTTAATTATGACCAAAGTAAAGGTGAACAGATTGCAGTCAATGCAGACGGCGATGCAAAGAGTGATCAAGACGAGGATGAGAAAGCATTCGATag TAATTTAATGGACAAAACAGTCTTACAGTCTTCGAGAGCATTACCGAACTGTTCTAATTATGCGGTTGGTGTTTTCCAAGAAGGAGAATTGCATTTGACACCGCTTAGGGGTGTTGTTCAAATGCGTCCACAGTTCAACTATCTCGATAAAAGTGATAAACGTGTCAGAGATGAAGCCAAAAATATGGGAGAAG agatagaagaagaagaagaaggcccGAAACAAGTAAACGTAACATTTGCCAGACAGAAAACAGAGTTCATCAAAAAGATGCAAGAGCAATCTTTTCAACATCACACCCAGAAAAGTTTGGAAGAGAGGTGGATTCATACAAAGTATATTCCTGCAAATAGTAATCAAGCAGAG ctGGCACGTTTGGAAATGTTCTGCTCTGCAACAGATGAAACTGTAAATACATTAAATTTAACGAACCAacaatatttagaattattagCGCCAAGAGTGAAAGAAGAACTATATTCAAGAACAGATGTTTCTAATGGTACAACATCCCTCAATTATATTAGGACATTACCACTTCTGGATCAAATAAGAACTCTTCTGAAAGATG CCAAAGTTATATCATTTGTACAATTACGATCGATTTTGTCTCCGGATCAAGAGACAGCGGCTGTCTTAAAATACTTACAACAGGTGGCTGTTTTAGTGCAAGGTAATTGGGTTGTAAATAGCGAACTAATATATCCTAAGGAGAGTATATCCTCGCATAATGGCATTCCTGCCGATCTAATGTGCAGGGCTAGAGACTATATT TTATTATCCTTTACGGAACACGAGTATCTAGATAGAAAAACAATTTCATCCGTAGTTAAATTACCACCtgatgaaattaatgaaatatttacaaACTTAGCGTCGCACGAACCTAAAACGGGATGGCGATTAGCAATTCCACCTACTAAAGACTTCATTGACAG GTATCCGGAAATAGCACAAAGGCAGGAAATGTTTTGGGAAGCGAAACGAAAGCATCTCCGCGAGGCGATGGAGGTTCAAAATCAAATTCCCCAGCGTCAGAGGCGAAAGTCGAATAGGGAATCTGTCGGATCTGAAAACGAAGAAAAGAATGTAGGACGTGGTAGAAAAACGTTAAGGGATTCGTCGATGTCTGACAACGACAGTACTGTAGAGCCAGTGaagcataaaaaagttattcgatCTCGAAAAGTCTCCGAGACTACGTGA
- the LOC143215304 gene encoding putative 3-methyladenine DNA glycosylase isoform X2 → MKQYVMIFLENVIRQTLNNSIANRFVFCGSSMKRTRASSKAKIGTEEAKDDSNKNEIETKSEDKQHHLIVQAKNLKNQKLNNVSKSKTKSVDSIKDPIDLPLKAAMNPEPQQKSSKEKDEELKPNVPPPKNKPRAVVDLKMMTEELKQLQDPPSTEWEKQICFNRLPFSFYDSPCEELAQNLLGKVLVRCLENGTVLKGRIVETEGYLGVIDKASHTYQKKVTPRNMPMYMPPGTIYVYMTYGMYHCFNISSQGEGCAVLIRAVEPLEGIECMASQRTSKGTSGVPKKPLKDLKTHELCNGPSKLCMAFQLHKKHSKYSMCSWKGLWIEKDNVNMDINVVKCSRIGIENYGEEWSKKPLRYYVHGNKSVSKRNKEAELTLGLS, encoded by the exons ATGAAGCAATATGTAATGATTTTTCTAGAGAACGTTATACGACAAACGTTAAACAATTCCATAGCGAATCGATTTGTGTTTTGTGGTTCATCAATGAAGAGAACGAGGGCTAGCTCGAAAGCAAAAATCGGGACAGAAGAAGCCAAAGATGATtccaataaaaatgaaatcgaaACGAAGTCAGAG GACAAGCAACATCACCTAATAGTACAAgctaagaatttaaaaaatcagaaattaaACAATGTATCAAAAAGCAAGACTAAGTCGGTTGATAGTATCAAGGATCCCATTGATCTTCCTTTAAAAGCTGCTATGAATCCTGAGCCCCAACAAAAAA GCAGTAAAGAAAAAGATGAAGAACTCAAACCAAATGTACCTCCTCCAAAGAATAAGCCTAGAGCTGTAGTAGATTTAAAAATGATGACTGAGGAATTAAAACAGTTACAAGATCCCCCCTCAACTGAATGGGAAAAACAAATATGTTTTAATAGGCTTCCATTCTCATTTTATGATTCTCCTTGTGAAGAATTAGCTCAAAATTTATTGG GGAAAGTACTGGTTCGTTGTTTAGAGAATGGGACTGTTCTGAAAGGTAGAATTGTTGAAACAGAGGGTTACTTAGGTGTGATAGACAAAGCTTCACACACGTATCAGAAAAAAGTTACTCCCCGTAATATGCCGATGTACATGCCACCAGGAACTATCTATGTGTACATGACTTACGGCATGTATCATTGCTTCAATATATCTAGTCAAG GTGAGGGATGTGCTGTTTTGATAAGGGCTGTTGAACCCTTAGAAGGTATTGAATGCATGGCTAGTCAACGTACATCAAAGGGAACATCGGGTGTGCCTAAAAAGCCTTTGAAAGATTTAAAAACACATGAATTATGCAATGGCCCATCAAAGCTCTGCATGGCCTTTCAACTACATAAAAAACATAGTAAATACTCGATGTGTTCTTGGAAAGGTTTGTGGATCGAGAAGGACAACGTGAATATGGATATCAATGTTGTAAAGTGCTCCCGGATAGGTATAGAGAACTATGGGGAAGAATGGTCAAAGAAACCATTGCGATATTACGTACACGGTAACAAATCCGTGAGCAAACGAAATAAGGAAGCTGAATTAACATTAGGACTAAGCTAA
- the Dor gene encoding vacuolar protein sorting-associated protein 18 dor isoform X2, producing MTSMLDQYEQASQRSKQVHAPPIRPDISTAGFIQMKLQDDGPIFIKQKVNFQPSDRIIHLVVNNNITVIAMANNMLLRIDMRNSNIEEINIAKYAVNMKMSGMFFDPLGNHLLIALVPKNPSAKDSPPSELFYLHKKTTKLKQASKFKGHEITAVGWNFHNTSETTTGPILLGTSKGLIFETEIGLDGDKIFNTSLEQYWRQVFDIGESSKPPITGIEFHKVPNTDKYMIIVTTLMRIYQYIGEVQNPEEKPLLQQVFNKYLNVQESFNEVISSLNYSKMQFYYSSMDALPKSFGWLTETGILYAQIDPTIDPKDTLQNQQMIMCPETSLIGSNMSQVASPPLSFVLTEFHALLLYTDRVKGISLLNQELIFEDIYNDALGKLVNITKDHVTRSIWAYSEQAVFKYKVNKEDRNVWQIYIDKGEFELSKQYCKDNPAHIDQVLVKQAEMLFKNKEYEKSALISADTHSSFEVISLKFLQEWQIEALKTFLKKKLEKLKTQDKTQITMIVVWVIELFMNQMAVLRSSNSSYLNNSQYLELQKQFDSFLAIPKVEECVKRNRSTIYDLMASHGDKDNLIRLTIMHCNYEEVIRQHLYKNNYLEALEVLKSQNNKDLFYQFSGIFLQELPRPAVTALISQGFSLKPSKLLPALVSCNSDEKHAKEIIRYLEFCVYKLGCQEQAIHNFLLSLYARYKKDEVMRYISSQGQDINMVHYDVHYALRLCQEVGLTEACVQLSALLGLWTTAVDLALTISVDLAKQIAAMPTDHDDELIKKLWLKIAEHVVREKDDIQEAMIFLRNCDIVRIEDILPFFSDFVTIDHFKQAICNSLQEYNQHIQDLKEEMHEATKAAELIRKDIQEFRTRCTFVYVKDTCNTCDVQLLSRPFYVFPCGHRFHSDCLVAALTPMLSMDQRTKLADLQRQLLVAHSNRPEDTTSVGSVSLSRKDRIKADIDELVASECLYCGELMIESIDKPFIEEEDYERVMKEWA from the exons atgACATCGATGCTTGATCAGTACGAACAAGCATCTCAGCGATCAAAACAAGTACATGCACCTCCAATTCGTCCTGACATC AGTACAGCAGGATTTATCCAAATGAAACTACAAGACGATGGACCGATTTTTATAAAGCAGAAAGTTAATTTTCAGCCATCGGATAGAATTATACACTTGgttgttaataataatataactgttATTGCTATGGCTAATAATATGCTCTTGCGTATCGATATGAGAAATTCTAATATAGAAG aaattaatatagCAAAATATGCAGTGAATATGAAAATGTCAGGGATGTTTTTTGATCCTTTGGGAAATCATTTGCTAATCGCTTTGGTTCCAAAGAATCCGAGTGCCAAAGATAGTCCACCATCTGAATTgttttatttacataaaaaaaCTACAAAATTAAAACAG GCAAGCAAGTTTAAAGGACACGAAATCACCGCTGTTGGATGGAATTTCCACAATACCTCTGAAACCACTACGGGTCCAATATTGTTAGGGACTTCTAAAGGTCTGATTTTTGAAACAGAAATTGGTTTAGATGGCgacaaaatatttaatacaaGTTTGGAGCAATACTGGCGCCAG GTGTTTGATATAGGGGAGAGCAGTAAACCACCAATTACTGGCATAGAATTCCATAAAGTACCAAACACAGATAAATACATGATTATTGTCACCACTCTGATGCGCATTTATCAATATATTGGAGAAGTACAAAATCCAGAAGAAAAACCTTTGTTACAGcaagtttttaataaatatttaaatgtgcAAG AGAGCTTTAACGAAGTGATAAGTAGCTTGAATTATTCAAAAATGCAATTCTATTACTCTTCCATGGATGCTTTACCAAAGTCATTTGGTTGGTTAACTGAAACTGGTATATTGTATGCACAG ATCGATCCGACCATAGATCCAAAAGATACATTACAAAATCAACAAATGATAATGTGCCCCGAAACAAGTCTTATAGGAAGCAATATGTCGCAAGTTGCATCTCCACCGCTATCGTTTGTACTAACAGAATTTCATGCGCTGTTACTTTATACAGATCGCGTTAAAGGCATATCACTTTTGAATCAGGAATTAATATTCGAAGATATTTATAATGac GCTCTTGGCAAATTAGTTAATATCACTAAAGATCATGTAACTCGGTCTATATGGGCTTACAGTGAACAggcagtatttaaatacaaagtgAATAAAGAAGATAGAAATGTTTGGCAG ATATACATTGACAAAGGTGAATTTGAGCTTTCCAAACAATATTGTAAAGATAATCCAGCACACATAGATCAAGTATTGGTAAAACAAGCAGAAATGCTTTTTAAAAACAAAGA ATATGAAAAGAGTGCTCTCATCTCTGCGGATACTCATTCGTCGTTCGAAGTAATATCGTTGAAGTTTCTTCAAGAGTGGCAAATAGAGGCATTAAAAACGTTCCTCAAGAAG aaactagaaaaattgaaaacacaAGATAAAACACAAATAACTATGATTGTTGTATGGGTGATTGAATTGTTTATGAACCAAATGGCGGTATTACGAAGTAGCAATAGTTCATACTTAAACAATTCACAATACTTGGAACTTCAGAAGCAATTTGATAGCTTTCTTGCTATACCCAAAGTTGAG GAATGCGTAAAAAGAAATCGCAGTACGATATATGATTTAATGGCAAGCCACGGCGACAAAGACAATCTCATCCGTTTAACTATAATGCATTGTAATTATGAGGAAGTGATACGTCAGCACTTGtataaaaacaattatttagAAGCGCTTGAGGTTTTAAAGAGTCAAAATAACAAGGAtcttttttatcaattttctggCATTTTCCTACAAGAATTACCGCGTCCTGCGGTAACTGCTTTGATATCGCAAGGATTCTCGTTAAAGCCGTCTAAACTTCTGCCAGCTTTAGTCTCTTGTAATAGCGATGAGAAACAT GCGAAAGAAATAATTAGGTATTTGGAGTTTTGTGTATACAAATTAGGTTGCCAGGAACAGGCAATCCACAATTTCTTATTGTCGTTGTATGCTCGTTATAAAAAGGATGAAGTTATGCGATACATCAGTTCTCAAG GTCAAGATATCAACATGGTGCATTATGATGTTCACTATGCATTACGATTATGTCAAGAAGTTGGTTTAACCGAAGCTTGCGTACAATTGTCCGCGTTGCTCGGACTCTGGACAACAGCAGTAGATTTAGCTTTAACAATAAGCGTTGATCTTGCAAAACAAATAGCAGCCATGCCCACCGACCACGACGATGAAttgataaaaaagttatggttgaAGATAG CTGAACATGTGGTTCGAGAGAAAGACGATATACAAGAAGCAATGatatttttacgaaattgtGATATAGTCAGAATAGAAGATATACTACCATTCTTCTCGGACTTTGTTACCATAGATCATTTCAAACAAGCTATCTGTAATTCGCTACAG GAATATAATCAACATATCCAAGATTTGAAGGAAGAGATGCATGAAGCAACGAAAGCAGCCGAACTTATTAGGAAAGACATACAAGAGTTTAGAACAAG GTGTACATTTGTGTATGTGAAAGACACATGTAACACTTGCGATGTACAGTTACTATCGCGACCCTTTTATGTATTTCCATGTGGGCATAGATTTCATAGTGATTGTCTCGTAGCTGCACTGACACCTATGTTGTCGATGGATCAAAGAACAAAGTTAGCCGATCTTCAACGACAACTACTTGTTGCACATTCGAATAGACCAGAAGATACTACATCAGTTGGCTCAGTATCCTTATCGAGAAAAGATCGAATCAAGGCCGACATCGACGAATTAGTGGCGTCCGAGTGTTTATACTGTGGAGAACTTATGATAGA ATCTATAGACAAACCGTTCATCGAAGAAGAAGACTATGAAAGGGTAATGAAGGAATGGGCATAA